One segment of Rhodopirellula baltica SH 1 DNA contains the following:
- a CDS encoding metallopeptidase has product MESSIRVENHESDSEVRYSVVLLRGTVAADDASELTIVNTNTPAGSSPVKVLTDGKRFKALVELSEGRNAIRLEHGSASTSELILDFKPQTNPHYVRLIWMTDQSGETDFAVPDDTVTQDYANRLRTAALLMQTFTAERMKDLGYGPRTFALERDDKGEVVVHTWKGDQDKQDYYAQAENNRWWQQVRRWINDEHPDPMAKNVVLAAYTRKDPRTGKMLGHTALGGANLGLFGSASMFCWPRDIQSAMDVFQDGTEVDPTHVHDDSAFRGTIWALASTTIGATLHETGHAMGLPHCTDNMGIMTRGFDHFHRVFTFADPPSKQNKQPRKFSSEQEAYFSPVSASFLRWSPWFQLDDSTGVSAKSPRSRPNVEVDEAAKLVRISSSAGIPWIGFHSKDRIETFQEYGSHDTGADDHPESIELTFDDIQQLKPGTEIRRIVVVDSNGESRNASLPQPSP; this is encoded by the coding sequence TTGGAATCGTCGATCCGAGTTGAGAACCACGAATCGGATTCCGAAGTGCGATATAGCGTCGTGCTGCTACGCGGGACCGTGGCCGCTGATGATGCATCGGAGTTGACAATCGTCAACACAAACACGCCGGCTGGATCGAGTCCCGTCAAAGTGTTGACCGATGGAAAACGATTCAAAGCTCTGGTCGAGCTTTCCGAGGGTCGAAACGCGATTCGTTTGGAACATGGCTCGGCTTCGACAAGCGAACTGATCCTGGATTTTAAACCGCAAACCAATCCGCATTATGTACGACTGATTTGGATGACCGATCAATCGGGCGAAACGGATTTCGCGGTGCCTGACGATACGGTCACGCAAGACTATGCAAATCGTCTTCGGACCGCGGCGTTGCTGATGCAAACCTTCACCGCTGAACGAATGAAGGACCTCGGTTACGGCCCGCGAACCTTCGCGTTGGAACGAGATGACAAAGGCGAGGTCGTCGTCCACACCTGGAAAGGCGACCAGGACAAACAAGACTACTACGCTCAAGCCGAGAACAATCGTTGGTGGCAACAAGTCCGACGATGGATCAACGATGAGCATCCTGATCCGATGGCAAAGAACGTTGTCCTGGCAGCTTACACACGCAAGGATCCTCGCACTGGCAAGATGCTTGGTCACACCGCACTTGGTGGAGCGAACCTGGGACTGTTCGGTAGTGCATCGATGTTTTGCTGGCCGCGTGACATTCAATCCGCGATGGATGTGTTTCAAGACGGGACCGAGGTTGATCCAACGCACGTTCACGATGACAGTGCGTTCCGAGGAACGATTTGGGCGCTGGCATCGACCACCATCGGAGCAACCCTGCACGAAACCGGTCACGCGATGGGGTTGCCTCACTGCACCGACAACATGGGCATCATGACGCGAGGGTTTGACCACTTCCACCGCGTGTTCACGTTCGCCGATCCCCCCAGCAAACAAAACAAACAACCCCGCAAGTTCTCATCCGAACAAGAAGCTTACTTCTCGCCCGTCAGTGCGTCGTTTCTTCGATGGAGCCCTTGGTTTCAGCTGGACGATTCAACTGGTGTCTCAGCCAAATCGCCGAGGTCACGACCGAATGTCGAAGTCGACGAAGCAGCAAAACTCGTTCGCATCAGCAGTTCTGCGGGCATCCCGTGGATCGGTTTTCATTCAAAAGATCGAATCGAAACCTTTCAGGAATATGGATCGCACGATACCGGAGCCGACGATCATCCTGAATCGATCGAGCTCACTTTCGATGACATACAACAGCTCAAACCGGGCACCGAAATACGCCGGATCGTGGTTGTCGACAGCAACGGTGAGTCCCGAAACGCTTCGCTTCCGCAGCCGTCGCCTTGA
- a CDS encoding GumC domain-containing protein, producing the protein MSAAPIPWKHIRNVLVLFAPVWCGAAVLFGVLGLATALFSSDRWAARQPLVLRDEATGAVDRLGRFSSQTDLKAAQETLLEMARNPEVVAAALRDIGPVGGGQDDSYPSTTLVDTVANRRVNVVAPQGSEFGNSELVYLKVEAETAERASDFCRALLDNLSSHLRTVRRIRADSVIVELTNARDLTRQKLDAVLTKMNEVEVRFGSDLSELRNLNDAISGDGANRRTMEENAKELQLAELELERLNALQQLLIAGSQDPRQLLVSGDELLSSQPSLQRLKDGLIDAQIESSRLASVYTELHPRRRSAITTEREITSRMLEEARAAVRAMKPTLALAQDRVQRLRNKQDQLNEKLSRLAGVRTSYSKLDSDAEALTQQLAEAEAALGEAQASRSAALSTNLLAELGPPQVGDSPEGMSGVSVTFGSLFAGLVFGLGTVFLIAPGPQGPSAGRRWSDRLTGRRMTDHMPPEMAAQVTSVPPDGQDRRRGSSRD; encoded by the coding sequence ATGTCAGCTGCTCCTATTCCGTGGAAACACATTCGCAACGTTTTGGTCCTTTTCGCACCGGTTTGGTGCGGTGCGGCTGTTCTGTTTGGAGTTCTCGGGCTGGCGACGGCGTTGTTTTCAAGCGACCGCTGGGCCGCCCGGCAACCGCTCGTCCTTCGTGATGAAGCAACGGGTGCCGTTGACCGTTTGGGACGATTTTCAAGTCAAACGGATTTAAAAGCCGCTCAAGAGACGCTGCTCGAAATGGCTCGCAATCCAGAAGTGGTTGCGGCCGCTCTGCGTGACATCGGGCCCGTCGGTGGCGGACAAGATGATTCGTATCCATCGACCACTTTGGTTGACACGGTTGCAAATCGACGGGTCAATGTTGTCGCCCCACAAGGCAGCGAGTTTGGCAACAGCGAATTGGTCTATTTGAAGGTTGAAGCTGAAACGGCTGAGCGTGCCTCCGATTTTTGTCGCGCACTTTTGGACAACCTAAGCAGCCATCTTCGGACCGTTCGTCGTATTCGTGCCGACAGCGTGATTGTCGAGCTGACCAACGCTCGCGATTTGACACGTCAGAAATTGGATGCGGTTCTCACGAAGATGAATGAAGTCGAAGTTCGGTTTGGATCGGACTTGAGTGAACTGCGAAACCTCAACGATGCAATATCGGGTGATGGTGCCAATCGCCGAACGATGGAAGAGAACGCCAAAGAACTGCAATTGGCGGAGTTGGAGCTCGAGCGGTTGAATGCGTTGCAGCAGCTGTTGATCGCGGGATCACAGGATCCTCGTCAGTTGTTGGTCAGCGGCGATGAATTGCTCTCCAGCCAGCCATCGCTTCAACGATTGAAGGACGGTTTGATCGATGCACAAATCGAATCGAGTCGATTGGCAAGTGTTTACACCGAGCTGCATCCGCGACGTCGTTCCGCAATCACGACTGAGCGAGAGATCACCTCACGCATGTTGGAAGAAGCTCGGGCCGCGGTTCGTGCGATGAAACCAACACTGGCATTGGCTCAGGACCGAGTGCAACGTCTGAGAAACAAACAAGATCAGCTGAATGAAAAACTAAGCCGTTTGGCCGGTGTGCGAACAAGCTATTCAAAGCTCGACAGCGATGCCGAAGCCCTGACGCAACAATTGGCGGAAGCCGAAGCCGCGCTCGGCGAAGCTCAAGCGAGTCGATCGGCAGCACTTTCGACGAATCTGTTGGCCGAGCTGGGACCACCCCAAGTCGGCGATTCACCGGAAGGAATGTCCGGTGTCTCGGTGACCTTTGGTTCGCTCTTCGCCGGTTTGGTTTTCGGACTGGGAACCGTGTTTTTGATTGCTCCCGGACCACAAGGGCCGAGTGCTGGACGCCGTTGGAGCGATCGCTTGACCGGGCGACGGATGACCGACCACATGCCGCCAGAAATGGCCGCTCAAGTCACTTCGGTACCGCCTGACGGACAGGATCGCCGTCGCGGATCCTCCCGCGACTGA
- a CDS encoding gamma carbonic anhydrase family protein has product MTTNDTESKPTAKPSASNASDRIRREAVVTVEPDQQLIDPSAFIAPNATVLGEVYIAADVSIWFGAVMRGDTEKIVIGRESNVQDQCVLHCDPGMPCLIGERVTVGHSAIVHGATVEDDALIGIGAIVLNGATIGKGAIVAAGALVTEGTVIPPGMLAVGAPAKPIKEVSDSLRERSREGAQHYVKLGGRYRDEFAGTNVTSGKVD; this is encoded by the coding sequence ATGACAACGAATGATACGGAATCAAAACCCACCGCCAAACCGTCGGCCTCGAACGCATCGGATCGAATTCGACGCGAAGCGGTCGTCACCGTGGAACCCGATCAGCAATTGATCGATCCGTCAGCATTCATCGCACCCAATGCGACAGTTTTGGGGGAAGTGTACATCGCCGCCGATGTCAGCATTTGGTTCGGAGCGGTCATGCGAGGCGATACCGAAAAAATCGTGATTGGCCGGGAAAGCAATGTCCAAGACCAGTGCGTGTTGCATTGCGATCCCGGAATGCCCTGTTTGATTGGTGAACGTGTGACGGTGGGGCATTCAGCAATCGTGCATGGAGCAACCGTCGAGGATGATGCATTGATCGGGATTGGAGCGATCGTTCTTAACGGAGCGACCATCGGAAAAGGAGCCATCGTCGCTGCTGGAGCACTTGTGACCGAAGGAACCGTGATACCGCCCGGCATGTTGGCGGTGGGAGCACCGGCAAAGCCCATCAAGGAAGTCAGCGATTCCCTGCGTGAGCGTTCGCGAGAAGGTGCCCAGCACTACGTCAAATTGGGCGGCCGCTACCGTGACGAATTTGCCGGTACAAACGTCACTTCCGGCAAGGTCGATTGA
- the yidD gene encoding membrane protein insertion efficiency factor YidD, with translation MGPSCRFTPTCSAYAIESIQKHGTVRGSWRAIKRIGRCHPWNPGGYDPP, from the coding sequence ATGGGGCCAAGCTGCCGCTTCACACCGACATGCAGTGCCTACGCAATCGAATCGATTCAGAAACACGGTACGGTTCGCGGGTCATGGCGAGCTATCAAACGCATTGGCCGTTGCCATCCGTGGAATCCCGGCGGCTACGATCCACCCTGA
- a CDS encoding putative molybdenum carrier protein, with translation MPNSDSQSTDAFIPKWIISGGQTGVDRGALDAAIELHLPHGGWCPAGRIAEDGRIPDRYLLQEHASRHYPDRTEQNVIDTDATLILYRERISGGTALTKRICRRESRPFLAVNLDSPKTAAKRIRTWLEEHRPENLNVAGPRESNSPGIGEQTKTLLVHILQGGGDIQSSLF, from the coding sequence ATGCCGAATTCTGATTCTCAATCGACGGACGCCTTCATCCCGAAATGGATCATTTCGGGCGGACAAACCGGCGTGGATCGTGGTGCTTTGGATGCCGCCATTGAGCTGCACCTGCCACATGGCGGATGGTGCCCAGCCGGACGAATCGCGGAAGATGGCCGCATCCCCGATCGATATCTTTTGCAGGAACACGCGTCGCGACATTATCCGGATCGGACGGAGCAAAACGTGATCGACACTGACGCGACGCTGATCCTTTACCGCGAACGCATCTCAGGCGGCACGGCCCTGACAAAAAGAATCTGCCGCCGTGAATCTCGTCCATTTTTGGCGGTGAATTTGGATTCCCCCAAGACCGCTGCAAAACGCATCCGGACTTGGTTGGAAGAGCATCGTCCAGAGAACCTCAACGTGGCCGGACCGCGTGAAAGCAACTCGCCAGGAATCGGCGAACAAACAAAGACTTTGCTGGTTCACATTCTTCAAGGCGGCGGCGACATTCAGTCGTCGCTGTTCTGA
- a CDS encoding sensor domain-containing diguanylate cyclase/phosphohydrolase — MNDQMVPSDFANHSMPPVVPVPAGSPAKDAANTDLDQSNRPQLQNPSSDAPPSDAGSTDAAHSASRLSELLMGLGEAATGQLPGVIEPASITNAQTDSAATSAEDTRPFENHLAMARLGMATSLFYALRTKHAPTAAHSLRVALACSAWCERLGLADDVRDRIEVAALLHDIGKIGIPDRILRKPGKLSIEEQLTMDCCSELGCEILRGCTADQSLLDIVKYCGVWYDSRRQEDHVRGDALPMGARMMSIAGAFDAMTTDQVYRSALSRERALQELFRGSGTQFDPELTRDFATMLERRPELLHSSVVNRWLQQLDANSPNFLGMMRTGEQVGTTNVAAVKPAVNWQGETPAVLPFYQALGDQLRDGVAFTDCEGQVTFWNETLARMTSVASEAMVGRHWDADTLGMVDESGNESAVCPVADSLRLQTTVTRTMKIVHGSASRDVLLQVSPVSDPYGGGALVLVRDMSDRNKLQSQIQTLHKKATSDPLTGIANRAEFDSRLVRATADSKKNNSTFSLIICDIDHFKQVNDVHGHPAGDEALVQFARVLESHARDEDLVARYGGEEFVFLAINSDNATAARRAEQIRKAIEVTPLDGLNGESVTVSFGVTEYQTGDAAETILARSDRALLQAKENGRNRVVQLGSGIHQDEEVDSRPGWFRWLTSKSEDENSEFHLVTPVPTDLAVEKLRGFISDHRAEIIQVTGNVVSLRIVAQGGGKGRRASDHQMMLHVLIHLNEGQGKRNRNDNSVTQTSLRVTIQPVRNRDRRSRDLTPCVREVLGSLKSYLMAEMVQNSDD; from the coding sequence ATGAACGACCAAATGGTTCCCAGCGATTTCGCCAACCACAGTATGCCACCCGTGGTGCCTGTTCCCGCAGGCTCTCCTGCCAAGGATGCGGCCAACACCGATTTAGATCAATCCAATCGTCCGCAGCTACAGAACCCCAGTTCCGATGCTCCGCCGTCAGATGCCGGGTCAACTGATGCCGCGCATTCGGCCTCTCGATTGAGCGAATTGCTGATGGGATTGGGGGAAGCGGCCACGGGGCAGCTTCCAGGGGTGATTGAACCCGCTTCGATCACAAACGCTCAGACCGATTCCGCGGCCACTTCTGCGGAAGATACACGGCCGTTCGAAAATCATTTGGCCATGGCTCGATTGGGCATGGCGACATCGTTGTTTTATGCCTTGCGGACCAAACACGCTCCCACAGCTGCTCACAGCTTACGCGTTGCTCTGGCCTGTTCAGCATGGTGTGAACGGTTGGGATTGGCCGATGACGTGCGAGATCGCATCGAAGTCGCGGCATTACTTCACGACATTGGCAAGATCGGAATTCCAGATCGCATTCTTCGAAAGCCCGGTAAGCTCAGCATCGAAGAGCAGCTCACGATGGATTGCTGCTCGGAACTCGGTTGCGAGATTCTGCGTGGCTGCACCGCCGATCAATCGTTATTGGACATCGTGAAGTACTGCGGCGTTTGGTACGACTCACGCCGACAAGAAGACCATGTTCGTGGCGATGCATTGCCGATGGGCGCACGGATGATGTCGATCGCAGGTGCCTTTGATGCGATGACGACGGATCAAGTCTATCGTTCAGCACTCAGCCGAGAGCGTGCTTTGCAAGAACTGTTCCGCGGAAGCGGGACTCAATTCGACCCTGAGCTGACTCGAGATTTTGCAACCATGTTGGAGCGACGGCCTGAGCTGTTGCACAGCAGCGTCGTGAATCGTTGGTTACAACAACTGGATGCGAATTCACCCAACTTCCTTGGCATGATGCGAACGGGAGAACAGGTCGGCACGACGAACGTGGCTGCCGTGAAGCCGGCAGTGAATTGGCAGGGGGAAACTCCGGCCGTGCTACCATTCTATCAAGCGTTGGGCGATCAACTTCGCGATGGCGTTGCGTTTACTGATTGTGAAGGACAAGTCACGTTTTGGAATGAGACTTTGGCTCGGATGACCAGCGTGGCTTCGGAAGCAATGGTTGGGCGTCATTGGGATGCCGACACACTCGGAATGGTCGACGAATCCGGCAACGAATCTGCAGTGTGCCCGGTTGCCGATAGCCTGCGATTGCAGACCACGGTGACTCGCACGATGAAGATCGTTCATGGCAGTGCATCGCGAGACGTGTTGTTGCAGGTCAGTCCCGTGAGCGATCCCTATGGCGGCGGCGCATTGGTGCTGGTTCGCGATATGTCGGACCGGAACAAACTTCAAAGCCAAATTCAAACGTTGCACAAAAAGGCGACGAGTGATCCGCTGACGGGCATTGCCAACCGGGCTGAATTCGATAGCCGGTTGGTTCGCGCCACTGCGGATTCGAAAAAGAATAATTCGACATTTAGCCTGATCATCTGCGACATCGATCACTTCAAGCAAGTCAACGATGTTCACGGTCACCCGGCTGGCGATGAGGCGTTGGTCCAATTCGCTCGCGTTTTGGAAAGCCACGCACGAGATGAAGATTTGGTGGCTCGTTACGGCGGAGAAGAGTTCGTCTTCTTGGCCATCAACAGCGACAATGCCACCGCGGCTCGACGTGCCGAGCAGATCCGAAAGGCGATCGAAGTCACTCCACTGGATGGGCTCAACGGTGAATCGGTCACCGTCAGCTTTGGTGTCACGGAATATCAAACCGGCGACGCGGCAGAGACCATTCTGGCGCGATCGGACCGTGCTCTTTTGCAGGCGAAAGAGAACGGACGCAACCGAGTCGTGCAACTCGGATCGGGGATTCACCAAGACGAAGAAGTCGACTCGCGGCCAGGTTGGTTCCGTTGGTTGACGTCAAAGAGCGAAGACGAGAACAGCGAGTTCCATTTGGTCACGCCAGTGCCGACCGATTTGGCGGTCGAGAAGCTTCGCGGATTCATCTCGGATCACCGAGCGGAAATCATTCAGGTCACCGGCAACGTGGTATCGCTCCGCATTGTCGCTCAGGGCGGTGGAAAAGGCCGACGAGCGAGTGATCATCAAATGATGCTGCACGTGTTGATTCACCTGAATGAAGGTCAAGGCAAGCGGAATCGGAACGACAACAGCGTCACGCAAACCTCGTTGCGAGTCACTATCCAACCCGTTCGAAACCGCGACCGACGCAGTCGTGACCTGACACCTTGCGTTCGCGAAGTGTTGGGGAGCCTCAAAAGCTACTTGATGGCTGAGATGGTTCAGAACAGCGACGACTGA